A single Tenacibaculum sp. 190524A02b DNA region contains:
- a CDS encoding L-threonylcarbamoyladenylate synthase translates to MIEEVVKALKKLDVILYPTDTVWGIGCDATSEEAVKKVYKLKKREESKSLIILVDSIEMLKEYVDDIPQKAIHILRERENPTTIIYNKPKKLASNTIAKDNTIAIRIVQNEFCQNLIKQFGKPIVSTSANISGEPTPKSFLEISKAILNNVDYVVNLYQNKESVKSSTILKIDGEDVIVIRE, encoded by the coding sequence ATGATTGAGGAGGTAGTAAAAGCACTAAAAAAATTAGATGTAATTCTTTATCCTACAGATACAGTTTGGGGAATTGGTTGTGATGCAACTTCAGAAGAAGCTGTAAAAAAAGTATATAAACTAAAAAAAAGAGAAGAGTCTAAAAGTTTAATAATTTTAGTAGACTCTATTGAAATGTTAAAAGAATATGTAGATGATATACCACAAAAAGCAATACATATTCTAAGAGAAAGAGAAAACCCAACAACAATTATTTATAATAAACCTAAAAAATTAGCCTCAAATACTATTGCTAAAGACAATACTATTGCGATAAGAATTGTTCAAAATGAATTTTGTCAAAACTTAATAAAGCAATTTGGAAAGCCTATTGTATCTACTTCTGCAAATATTAGTGGAGAACCAACTCCAAAAAGTTTTTTGGAAATTAGTAAAGCTATTTTAAATAATGTAGATTATGTGGTAAATTTGTATCAAAATAAGGAGTCTGTAAAATCATCAACTATATTAAAGATTGATGGAGAAGATGTAATAGTGATAAGAGAATAA
- a CDS encoding YbaB/EbfC family nucleoid-associated protein: MFGDISGMMGKLKEAQEKVEETKKRLDTVLIDETAANGAIKVTVTANRAIKAINVDESLLEDKEELEDYLIIALNKALKKAGEINEQELAIAAKTGMPNIPGMDLFK, from the coding sequence ATGTTTGGAGATATTTCAGGTATGATGGGCAAATTAAAAGAAGCTCAAGAGAAAGTTGAAGAAACTAAAAAACGTTTAGATACTGTATTAATTGATGAAACAGCTGCTAATGGAGCTATAAAAGTTACAGTTACTGCTAATAGAGCTATAAAAGCCATTAATGTTGATGAAAGTTTACTTGAAGATAAAGAAGAATTAGAAGATTATTTAATTATAGCACTTAACAAAGCTTTAAAAAAAGCTGGAGAAATTAATGAACAAGAGTTAGCCATAGCTGCTAAAACTGGAATGCCTAACATTCCTGGCATGGATTTATTTAAATAA
- a CDS encoding S9 family peptidase → MRKIMLPAMAFSLIFAACKNEKMVKDVKAPVAEKQPTKLEKHGDVREDNYFWMRLTDEQKNAEVKDEQTQKVYDYLNKENSFYEEMTSETKEFQEQLFQEMKGRIKEDDESVPYKKNGYYYITRYEKGQQYPIYSRKKKNLEAKEEVMFNVNNEAKGHEYFQLGGLNVSPDNKLVAFAVDTVSRRQYVMRVKNLETGEVLKDKIDNTTGGSVWANDNKTLFYTKKDPVTLRSSQIYKHTLGTDASKDELVFEEKDETFGTFVTKTKSKKYIVVGSYNTVSTEYQVLEANNPNGELRIVQPRERNLEYDIAHYGDHFYIKTNKDGATNFKLMKTPENKTTKENWVDVIPHREGTLFEDFSIFKDYLVLEERSEGLNKIRIKRWDGSADYYLPFDEETYSAGVYSNPEFDTDIIRYSYNSMTTPSSVIDFNMKDKSKDVKKEQEVLGGKFDKANYISKRLWVPARDGKKIALSIVYHKDTEINENTPVLQYAYGSYGYTISDGFSTTRLSLLDRGFIFALAHIRGSQYLGREWYEDGKMLNKKNTFNDFIDCSKYLIDNKYTSAKHLYAMGGSAGGLLMGAIINMNPELYNGIIAAVPFVDVISTMLDDSIPLTTGEYDEWGNPNNKEYYDYIKSYSPYDQVEAKAYPNMLVTTGLHDSQVQYWEPAKWVAKLRELKTDNNLLFLHTNMDAGHGGASGRFEALKETAEEYTFFLMLEGKLEK, encoded by the coding sequence ATGAGAAAAATAATGCTACCTGCTATGGCTTTTAGTCTTATTTTTGCAGCCTGCAAAAATGAAAAAATGGTAAAAGACGTAAAAGCCCCAGTTGCTGAAAAGCAACCTACTAAACTAGAGAAACACGGAGACGTTAGAGAGGACAATTACTTTTGGATGCGTTTAACTGATGAACAGAAGAACGCTGAAGTTAAAGATGAACAGACACAAAAGGTGTATGATTATTTAAATAAAGAGAATAGTTTTTATGAAGAAATGACTTCTGAAACTAAAGAGTTTCAAGAACAGTTGTTTCAAGAAATGAAAGGAAGAATTAAAGAGGATGATGAATCTGTACCTTATAAAAAGAATGGTTATTATTACATAACTAGGTATGAAAAAGGTCAACAGTATCCAATTTATAGCCGTAAAAAGAAAAATTTAGAGGCTAAAGAAGAAGTCATGTTTAATGTAAATAATGAAGCAAAAGGACATGAATATTTTCAATTGGGTGGTTTAAATGTTTCTCCAGACAATAAATTAGTGGCGTTTGCAGTAGATACCGTAAGTAGACGTCAATACGTTATGCGTGTAAAAAATCTTGAAACAGGAGAAGTTTTAAAGGATAAAATAGATAATACTACTGGAGGGTCTGTTTGGGCTAATGATAATAAAACATTATTCTATACTAAAAAAGACCCTGTAACTTTACGTAGTTCTCAAATTTACAAGCATACTTTAGGAACTGATGCTTCTAAAGATGAATTAGTTTTTGAAGAAAAAGATGAAACGTTTGGAACTTTTGTAACAAAAACAAAATCTAAAAAATATATTGTAGTTGGTTCTTATAACACAGTGTCTACTGAATATCAAGTTTTGGAAGCTAATAATCCTAATGGAGAATTAAGAATAGTTCAACCACGTGAGCGTAATTTAGAATATGACATTGCGCACTATGGAGATCATTTCTATATTAAAACCAATAAAGATGGAGCTACTAACTTTAAGTTAATGAAAACTCCTGAAAATAAAACTACAAAAGAAAACTGGGTAGATGTAATCCCACATAGAGAAGGTACTTTATTTGAAGATTTTTCAATATTTAAAGATTATCTTGTTTTGGAGGAGAGAAGTGAAGGGTTGAACAAAATACGTATTAAACGTTGGGACGGATCAGCTGATTATTATTTACCTTTTGATGAAGAAACATATTCTGCTGGAGTGTACTCAAATCCTGAATTTGATACGGATATTATTCGTTATTCTTATAATTCAATGACAACTCCTAGTTCTGTAATTGATTTTAACATGAAAGACAAGTCTAAAGATGTTAAAAAAGAACAAGAGGTTTTAGGTGGTAAATTTGATAAAGCCAATTATATAAGTAAACGTTTATGGGTTCCTGCAAGAGATGGTAAAAAAATAGCTTTATCTATAGTTTATCATAAAGATACTGAGATAAATGAAAATACTCCAGTTTTACAATATGCATATGGTTCTTATGGGTATACAATTTCTGATGGATTTTCAACCACAAGATTAAGTTTATTAGATAGAGGATTTATTTTTGCTTTAGCGCACATTAGAGGAAGTCAATACTTAGGGCGTGAGTGGTATGAAGATGGTAAAATGTTAAATAAGAAAAATACGTTTAATGACTTTATAGATTGTTCTAAATACTTAATTGATAATAAATATACATCGGCTAAGCACTTATATGCTATGGGAGGTTCTGCAGGCGGATTATTAATGGGAGCTATAATTAATATGAATCCAGAACTGTATAATGGAATTATAGCAGCAGTACCTTTTGTAGATGTGATTTCTACTATGTTAGATGATAGTATTCCACTAACTACAGGAGAGTATGATGAATGGGGAAATCCTAATAATAAAGAATATTATGATTATATAAAATCATATTCACCATATGATCAAGTTGAAGCTAAAGCATATCCTAATATGTTAGTAACAACAGGATTACATGATAGTCAAGTTCAGTATTGGGAACCAGCAAAATGGGTAGCTAAACTAAGAGAATTAAAAACAGATAATAACTTATTATTCTTACATACAAACATGGATGCAGGTCATGGAGGTGCTTCAGGAAGGTTTGAAGCATTAAAAGAAACTGCAGAAGAATATACGTTCTTTTTAATGTTAGAAGGTAAGTTAGAAAAATAA
- a CDS encoding cysteine synthase family protein, whose product MRHTGITNTILDLVGETPLVKLHEITKELPGKFYAKIEAFNPGHSAKDRIALHIIETAEKKGIVKRGDIIVETTSGNTGFSLAMISIVKGYRCILAVSDKSSQDKIDMLKAMGAEVHICPANVAADDPRSYYEVAKRLHKENPGSIYINQYFNELNIEAHYESTGPEIWKQTEGKVTHVVAASGTGGTISGTGQYLKEQNPDIKILGVDAIGSVIKKYHETGEFDSKEISPYKIEGLGKNLIPTSTDFDVVDIYEKVADKESALKARELVKTEGIFAGYTSGAVLQGVSQYAAKGYFDVDSVVVIILPDHGSRYMNKIYSDNWMKSQGFL is encoded by the coding sequence ATGAGACACACTGGTATAACCAACACTATTCTAGACTTAGTAGGAGAAACCCCATTAGTAAAACTACATGAAATAACTAAAGAATTACCAGGGAAATTTTACGCAAAAATAGAGGCTTTTAATCCAGGTCATTCGGCTAAAGATAGAATAGCTTTACATATAATTGAAACTGCAGAAAAAAAAGGAATTGTAAAAAGAGGTGATATTATTGTAGAAACTACTTCTGGTAATACAGGTTTTTCTTTAGCTATGATTAGCATTGTTAAAGGATATAGATGCATTTTGGCAGTAAGTGATAAATCATCTCAAGATAAAATAGATATGCTTAAGGCAATGGGAGCAGAAGTTCATATTTGTCCAGCAAATGTGGCTGCTGATGATCCTAGGTCTTACTATGAGGTAGCTAAACGATTGCATAAAGAAAACCCTGGTTCTATATATATCAATCAATATTTTAACGAATTGAATATTGAAGCCCATTATGAAAGTACTGGGCCAGAAATATGGAAACAGACTGAAGGAAAGGTAACGCATGTGGTAGCAGCAAGCGGCACAGGAGGAACCATTTCTGGAACTGGACAATATTTAAAAGAACAAAACCCTGACATAAAGATTTTAGGAGTAGATGCTATTGGGTCAGTGATTAAAAAATATCATGAAACTGGAGAGTTTGATTCAAAAGAAATAAGTCCATATAAAATTGAAGGTTTAGGGAAAAACTTAATTCCTACTTCCACAGATTTTGATGTTGTTGATATTTATGAAAAAGTAGCTGATAAAGAATCCGCTTTGAAAGCAAGAGAATTGGTGAAAACAGAAGGGATATTTGCTGGTTATACTTCGGGAGCTGTTTTACAGGGAGTATCTCAATATGCTGCTAAAGGTTATTTTGATGTAGATAGTGTAGTTGTAATTATATTACCAGACCATGGCTCTCGTTATATGAATAAGATATATTCTGATAATTGGATGAAATCACAAGGTTTTTTGTAA